The nucleotide window TCTGGATACATGTTTCCAGAAAGGTTAGCATCCGCTGCTACCTGCCAGCCGCTCAAATAAATCGCCTTCAGACCTGCTTTTACCTGCTGGACAGCCTGATTACCTGTAAGAGCACCTAGTGCATTGACAAAATCCTCTTCATTTACAAGCTTCCAAAGCTTTTCCGCACCGCGGCGGGCCAATGTATACTCAATATCAATTGAACCGCGAAGCTTGATGACATCCTCCGCACTATAAGTTCTTTCCACTCCTGCCCATCTGTTTTCCATTTCCCAGCTTTCCTGCAACTTCTTTACGCGATCTTGAGTCATTTTTTATTCCTCCTAATGGTTGTTTTTATATGAATCTATCATTCTATTAATCTAAAGCCTGATAGCCAGGCAAAGTTAAGAATTCAACGAACTCATCATTTAAAATCAATTCATCAAACATTTCTGCCGCCTGCTCGAATTTTCCATTTTCAAATACCGATTCGCTCACTTCCAGCTTGATTTTCTCAAGCTCCTCTTCCTTCAGCTCATGGTACATTTCAACCGTTACTTTGTGGCCATCTTCAAGAACACCTTTTGAATGGCGAATCCATTGCCATAGCTGAGCCCTGGAGATTTCCGCCGTTGCAGCGTCTTCCATCAGGTTATGGATTGGAGCAGCTCCACGGCCATTCAGCCATGAGGCCACATACTGGATGCCGACATTGATGTTCATGCGAACACCGGCTTCTGTTATAGTGCCTTCTGGTACAGCTAACAGGTCAGACGCCTTTACCTCAACATCCTTTTGCTTGCCAGAATCAATCTGGTTAGGTTCTGGCATTTCCTTGTTGAACGCCTCTAGAGCTACCGGAACCAGCCCTGGATGTGCTACCCATGTTCCATCGTGGCCGTCGCGTGCTTCACGTTCCTTATCAGCACGTACCTTTGCGAATGCTTCTGCATTTGCTTCCTCGTCATTTTTGATCGGGATCTGTGCCGCCATTCCTCCCATTGCCGGTGCCTTCCTGCGATGGCAAGTCTGGATAGTCAGCAATGAGTACGATCTCATGAATGGAACCGTCATCGTCACCTGTGAGCGATCCGGTAAAATCACATCATCCTGCGAGCGAAGTTTTTTCAGGTAGCTGAAAATATAATCCCATCGTCCGCAGTTCAATCCAGCGGAGTGCTCTTTCAGTTCATATAGGATTTCGTTCATTTCGAATGAAGCAAGAATCGTTTCAATCAAAACAGTTGCTTTAATCGTCCCCTGTGGAATGCCGAGATGATTCTGTGCATAAACGAACACATCATTCCATAGGCGCGCTTCAAGGTGGCTCTCCATCTTAGGGAGATAGAAGTATGGGCCTGTGCCCTGCTTCACTAGCTTTTTCGCGTTATGGAAAAAGTACATCGCAAAATCGAATAGTCCGCCGGAAATCGGGTTGCCATCGAGCAATACATGTTTTTCTTCTAGGTGCCAGCCTCGTGGACGAACCATTAAAACAGCTGTTTCTTCATTCAGTTGATACTTTTTTCCATTTGCATTTTCAAAAGAGATCGTCCTGTTAACAGCGTCTCTCAAGTTAATCTGCCCTTCAACAATCGCTTCCCATGTCGGCGAAGTTGAATCCTCGCAGTCTGCCATGAAAATCTTCGCTCCTGAGTTAAGAGCATTGATGACCATCTTCCTGTCCGTCGGACCAGTGATTTCAACTCTGCGATCCTGCAGGTCTTTCGGTAGCGGTGCAATGGTCCACTCACTTTCACGGATGTGCTTCGTTTCCGGCAAAAAGTCCGGAAGCTTGCCCCCGTTAATTTCCTCTTGGCGCTTTTCCCGAGCTTCCAGCAGCTCTACCCGCCGCTCGCCAAAGTGCCTTTCAAGCCGCTCTACAAAATTAAGAGCCTCTGGTGTCAAAATTTCTTCGTATCCTTTTTTCATGTTTCCTACGATTTCAATTCCTGTAGTTTGTGTCGACATATACTGTCTTCACCCCTTTGTTATAGTACAGTATCAATATCTCTAATATGTATTATATAACAGTGTTTTTAGATTGCAACTATTTTGTTAAATTTTTCTGAAAAAATTTTAAATTAGTGCTTTAGTCTGTTTTTCCACAAAAAGGTATATGGTGCAATTATGCTAATGGACCGTGCAATTATGGAGGTAAAGCGTGCGTCCTCTACTTATTGATGCAATTATGAGCGGGAATGATGCAATTCCTAGGATCCACCGTGCAATTGATGATTAGAAATGCAGACAAAACAAAGAAACCCCTAATTACAGGGGTTTTTCTGCATTCTTTTTCAGTATGAATCTTATAAAGAGAAATATGAGGGCGGGTACAACTAAATTAGGCAGCAAAAAGTGTACAAAAAAAGGATTGCGCATCTGTGAGGTGATTTGCCCGGTCCGCTTGAGGGATCAGAATTTGATTTCCTAAAGGGCCTTTTGAAAAAAACTGAGTTAAAAACAAAGTTCCATCCTAAGTGCAAACCGATTG belongs to Mesobacillus subterraneus and includes:
- the aceB gene encoding malate synthase A; protein product: MSTQTTGIEIVGNMKKGYEEILTPEALNFVERLERHFGERRVELLEAREKRQEEINGGKLPDFLPETKHIRESEWTIAPLPKDLQDRRVEITGPTDRKMVINALNSGAKIFMADCEDSTSPTWEAIVEGQINLRDAVNRTISFENANGKKYQLNEETAVLMVRPRGWHLEEKHVLLDGNPISGGLFDFAMYFFHNAKKLVKQGTGPYFYLPKMESHLEARLWNDVFVYAQNHLGIPQGTIKATVLIETILASFEMNEILYELKEHSAGLNCGRWDYIFSYLKKLRSQDDVILPDRSQVTMTVPFMRSYSLLTIQTCHRRKAPAMGGMAAQIPIKNDEEANAEAFAKVRADKEREARDGHDGTWVAHPGLVPVALEAFNKEMPEPNQIDSGKQKDVEVKASDLLAVPEGTITEAGVRMNINVGIQYVASWLNGRGAAPIHNLMEDAATAEISRAQLWQWIRHSKGVLEDGHKVTVEMYHELKEEELEKIKLEVSESVFENGKFEQAAEMFDELILNDEFVEFLTLPGYQALD